Proteins encoded by one window of Roseofilum casamattae BLCC-M143:
- the rplL gene encoding 50S ribosomal protein L7/L12, with product MSATTDEILEKIKGLTLLEASELVKQIEEEFGVSAAAPAGGMMVMAPGAGGAAPAEEVEEKTEFDVVLEEVPADKKIAILKVVRALTGLGLKEAKTMVEEAPKAVKEAVAKDAAEEAKKQLEEAGAKVSIK from the coding sequence ATGTCTGCAACTACTGATGAAATTCTGGAAAAGATAAAAGGTCTGACTCTGCTGGAAGCTTCCGAGCTGGTTAAGCAAATTGAAGAAGAATTTGGCGTGAGTGCTGCGGCTCCTGCTGGCGGAATGATGGTGATGGCTCCTGGTGCTGGAGGCGCTGCTCCTGCTGAGGAAGTTGAAGAGAAAACCGAATTTGATGTGGTTCTCGAAGAAGTTCCTGCCGATAAGAAAATTGCGATCCTCAAAGTCGTGCGCGCTCTGACCGGTTTAGGTCTGAAAGAAGCCAAAACCATGGTGGAAGAAGCGCCCAAAGCGGTTAAAGAAGCTGTGGCTAAAGATGCTGCTGAAGAGGCGAAGAAACAGCTTGAAGAAGCGGGTGCTAAAGTTAGCATCAAGTAA